The Dasypus novemcinctus isolate mDasNov1 chromosome 12, mDasNov1.1.hap2, whole genome shotgun sequence genome includes a window with the following:
- the APOF gene encoding apolipoprotein F — translation MMPVELLLCYLLLQSVEAISHGNQTEAPRHFPSSLGSQSPSSGPLFCQDLLPKSLPGFTHMALLPRFLVGLALRNALEAAGCRLEARALQFRLYRQGGVKATQVLTRQLQGLQKGRSTGSRESTEALVAALQLWAWQQPGPGRARRSLTTARCASEQEQRVHKIVQLLPVVATYYNLGTALYYATQNCSDAAKERGQDGAIDLTYDLLMAMAGLSGGPTGLLLSSALKPAVKAGVQQLIQYYYEEEPSSSLSGPSKEGLVDTTDVSGLGRTTMASEGWVSAAPSPAPFWRWGLF, via the coding sequence ATGATGCCAGTTGAGCTGCTGCTCTGCTACCTCCTGCTGCAATCCGTGGAAGCCATTTCACATGGAAACCAGACAGAGGCACCAAGGCACTTTCCCTCATCTCTGGGGTCCCAATCACCCTCTTCAGGACCCTTGTTCTGCCAGGACCTGCTCCCAAAGTCCCTGCCTGGGTTCACCCACATGGCCCTTCTACCCAGATTCCTGGTAGGCCTGGCCCTGAGGAATGCTCTGGAGGCTGCGGGCTGCCGGCTGGAGGCTCGCGCTCTGCAGTTTCGGCTGTACCGCCAAGGGGGTGTGAAAGCTACGCAGGTGCTCACCCGCCAGCTCCAAGGGTTGCAGAAAGGCAGAAGCACAGGGAGCAGAGAGTCCACGGAGGCCCTGGTCGCTGCTCTGCAGCTGTGGGCCTGGCAACAGCCCGGCCCAGGGAGAGCCCGGCGCTCGCTCACCACCGCGCGGTGTGCGAGTGAGCAGGAGCAGCGCGTCCACAAGATAGTCCAGCTGTTGCCAGTGGTGGCAACCTACTACAACCTGGGCACAGCTTTGTACTATGCTACTCAGAACTGCTCAGACGCGGCCAAGGAACGAGGCCAAGATGGGGCCATAGATCTGACTTACGACCTTCTGATGGCCATGGCCGGGCTATCGGGGGGCCCCACGGGACTGCTCCTCAGCTCTGCGCTTAAGCCCGCAGTGAAGGCTGGGGTTCAGCAGCTGATCCAGTACTACTACGAGGAAGAGCCCAGCAGCTCTCTGTCGGGACCCAGCAAGGAGGGCTTGGTGGACACCACAGATGTGAGTGGTCTGGGCAGGACAACCATGGCCTCAGAGGGGTGGGTGTCAGCAGCACCAAGCCCAGCTCCTTTCTGGAGGTGGGGCTTATTCTAG